One genomic window of SAR202 cluster bacterium includes the following:
- a CDS encoding HEPN domain-containing protein, whose product MTPDRRSEGERWLRQAERDIDDAQFAKEGQRYSLSCFLAQQAGEKAVKGYLYYRGAEAVWGHALADLCEDAKAFEMLFDTIKSRAIFLDKYYNLTRYPNYLPGGIPADVFDDLEAGRALELAADVIAFVQERLAEAKAEGL is encoded by the coding sequence ATGACGCCTGACCGCCGCTCCGAGGGCGAACGCTGGCTCCGTCAAGCCGAGCGCGATATAGACGACGCCCAATTTGCCAAGGAAGGCCAGCGATACAGCCTATCCTGTTTCCTCGCCCAGCAGGCCGGCGAGAAGGCCGTCAAAGGCTACCTCTATTATCGCGGCGCCGAAGCCGTCTGGGGCCACGCTCTGGCGGACCTGTGTGAGGACGCCAAAGCCTTCGAGATGCTCTTCGACACCATCAAGTCCCGCGCCATCTTCCTCGATAAGTATTACAACCTCACGCGCTACCCTAACTACCTCCCCGGCGGCATTCCCGCCGATGTCTTCGACGATCTGGAGGCCGGCCGCGCCCTAGAGCTCGCCGCCGACGTCATCGCCTTCGTCCAAGAACGCCTCGCCGAAGCCAAAGCTGAAGGCCTCTAG